DNA sequence from the Vicia villosa cultivar HV-30 ecotype Madison, WI linkage group LG3, Vvil1.0, whole genome shotgun sequence genome:
AGCATCAACTAATTGGCCTAGTAGTATTTTGAATTGGCATGAGCTTCAACTTCTCTTTTGACATATGCTTCTTATCATCAATTTCTAAGCATTACCTTATTTGCTCACATGTTTGTTCTTGTTAATCTGTGTTGGTTGAGTTCCATTCAATCCAAACAACAATTAACAACTGCAACGACAACAATCGTTATGGCAGTATAAAAATCGTATGTAATGTTAGCAACTGTGACATTAGTAGCGATACCAATGGCATCAAGAGCTACATCAGATGCATTTTAATCAATAGGTGTGATGTGAACAACATTGGTGTTGCCAATGTTGTCAACCTTTGTTAGATGATTTGGTCTTCTTTTATGGTTCTCAAAAGAGACGTTGAAGGATAAGAAGGTCCTTTTGACTTCCAACAGACAGAATCAAGCATTATTATAGATAGTATTTCCTTTGTCTTGTAGCTTGATACGTTGTGAGTTGGTGGGAGACAACTTCTTTAAAATAGTACTCCCATTTGATTATAGTGTAATTTGTAATGTATTGTTGTACTATTTTCTTATTGACTAAGTTTTTTTTATCTTATCTTAAAATAATGTACATCTGGTTCTGAAGTAGTAAGTTTGGAAGAGAtcaatttatcttcatctttctgATAATGATTCTGATGTGTAGTCTAGAAACTACTTTGCTATGAAGTGTAGAATCATAGTCAGAGTCTTATTTATCAGAACTGGTAGCAATAGCTCTTTTGAAAAACGATACTCGACTTCTGATCTGGAGTGGTCTTGTGATGTTATATGTTATAGCTTGTCCAGATTTTGTTTCAGAATCCTTTAAGAATTGGAACATtgttttccatatatatatatatatatatatatatatatatatatatatatatatatatatatatatatatatatatatatatatatatatatatatatatatatatatatatatatatatatatataggcaacATCCAATTTGAAAACAAGTTCTTTCATTGTTGAAAGCACTTATGATTCTTGGATCTTGGTATATGATATTTTGTTTGGTTAACTTAGTTTTGATCTTCAGTACATCCTTGAGTCCGATCTTCTATTCACGACTTGACCTTTGATGTATTCAGAATCTTTGACTTTGTCTTCAGAATTAAAAGCAACAACTTTTCTGATTAACAAATCTTGACTTCTAAACTTGACGTGAAAGCTCGCTCACTGATTTCTGATCTTGGAGAAGAAGCTCTATCAGAGTTCTTTCTTCTAATTACTCATGACTTTTGAAGCTACAACTTATTTGAGAAGTACACCGTAACTCCACTCATAAAGAACAACCCAATGCTGACAAACTTATATGCACACATGTTGACTTCTCTAAAAATATGTGGTATCATAAAATCCAAATACATAATGTTATGATGACATTTCCACCAATGTGCCTTAATAGTTCAAGAAAAAtgttagaattaaaaaaaaagcttTTACCACCATTAACGACTTTTTAATTTTGCTAGTCAATAACAATAATTTGGTTactgaaaaaaatattatttttttagataaaaaacaattttcaCTTAATGTCTTTgaactttatttaaaaaaaatataaaaaggtaaaaatttatataaaaatggtGTAATTATTATAATGGAAACAATTATGATCTCTAATTTAAGATCATTCAAATTGTATATTCCATATTTTtgtaatcaaaaaataaataaagcgtTATGttgtaaattatataaaatacgaTATATTGATAGAAACTACTCAAATAagttaattatttgtatattaataattaaattataaaaataaatgattaataaaattaaaattttttgtaataattttttcttacaattttattattattcatcaatttttgtatatttcttaaaatatattatgttattaattttattttaaaaatataaaagatcacaaaatttaatacttttaaaataaatGTACCAATTAGTCGAATGAgtgtaattaaataaattaaacttatagtaaaattttgtattttctattatttaagttgtttttttctcattatttttttctttaacggCTCGTTTGTTTCAAAGATTAAAAAagttattttctatttattttaaattaaataaaattgtaaatatttatggaaattttaaattttagttaaacacttaaataaaaataatatatttagaaataattattaagaaaataggattccaaaaaatattatttaacaaATACATCctattctattttcaaaacaattaCATTTTATTACTCCAAACCTCTTTCCTTCTTAATcaatttaatactttaaaaaattcaCCAGCAAGATTATTATCTTAAAAATCACAACATAATGATTattacattttttaaataatttatttatttttaccgcccactaaaattattttcaaattatagtaggagttttttttttctaaagaTACTTATAGTAAGAGTTTAAATTATGTTCTATTCATCTCGATGCAATGTAATAATCACAattctttaaattatttaaataaaaattgaagtaatttctttataaatttttttctcaacaaatttcaaaaaataccaAATTCATCATGTATCTATAAAACGAgataaattctttgtatttttcCTTAAATAATAAGTAAAACGACGCAACCCaatatatttagaaaaaaaatgatttatttcCATAATTTATTTATCAGCAAACGATGCAACCCAAAACATTTTCCGAACGAAATGAAAAGCATGGGGCGGGAAAACGAAAACACCGCGCCAATGTATTCCCGCTCAACACAAACTACAAAACCCTCTAGGTTCTTTCCAATCTCCATTTTCTATCTTCAATCTCAATCTCAATCTCTGATTCTCATTTCCATTACCATTTCCTTCTTAGTTTCTGAATTCAACAATGCCTTCAGTTTCTTCCAAACGCAGATTCAGATCTCCTGCTTCACCTACTCCGGCCGCCGCTTCTCCGCCATGCCGGAAATCTCCCCGCCATTGCATCGCTGCATCTCCCAATTCTGCTACATCTGTGGCCCGCAAACTCATCACCGATGAGAATCTAATCGAATCGCATGAAACAGTAGCAGTGAAATCCAAATGGAATCCCAAAGGTAAGATTATAATTAATCAATTTAGCAATTAACCAgtcaattaattagttaattaattagttaatcaattagttaattaattagttatccTTGTTGTATATGTGTGGTGTGGATTGATAGATGGAGAGCAATTGAGGATTGTGAAGGAGGTGTTGCACTTGTCTACTGCACCGTCTACCATAGTGTGTCGTGAGGAGGAGCAAGATGTGGTGTTAGGGTTTTGCAAAGGATCTGTTGAGCATGAAAAGGCCGGGAGTCTTTATATTTGTGGGTGTCCTGGAACAGGAAAATCGCTTTCTATGGAGAAAGTTAAAGTGAATTTACTCAATTGGGCTACAGAGGTATATCTATTTCACTAGTTATTGATTTtgggtgaattgaaattaattgCATGTTTGGAATTTTGATGAAAATTTGTGGGCATTGATTGTTGGTACAATTAGCGAATGTTATTATGTGATAGTATTGAAGGATATAGATGCAATTAACAAGTGGTTTAATGTGATATAATTAATTGATATTGATTCAATAACAATGCACAATTTTGATATTTTGCCCCTCTGGTAATTGTATATTTAGATTAATCTCTAATGTTTATGGATTCATGATGTAGATGTTGATGGttgttttttagtttaattattttttgtttgattaGATTATGATGGTTTTTTATAATTACAATACCAACACCGGTAGATGATAGTATACCATCCAGTGTAGTTGGGAGAAGAAATACACTCTTAGTAGATCTTTTAAATTGAAATGTTTACTGTATTTTTGTTTCTTCTGTTAATGCAATTTCATTTTCAGGCAGGATTGCCGATGCCGGATGTTTTATCTGTAAATTGTACATCATTGTCAAACACATCTGATATTTTTGCAAAGGTGAGAAATTGGACTGTTTAAGCACATTTTATTGAATGTTGCATGCATTACTTAGTTGACTGACCAATTTGATGATATGGCAGATACTTGGATTGCACAAAACTCTGGGGAAGAAGGGTTCAGGCACAGCCTTGCAGCAACTTCGGAATATGTATTCTCATGAATCGCGTACAAAGAACATGATGTAAGAAACATATTCTTGCCATGGCTTTGATTTAAacattatattttttctttaatgaaCTCATGTTAATTGTTTTTGTAATTTGGATGCTAACAATAAGCCACCATTGTATCAGATTGATTGTAGCAGATGAATTAGATTATCTAATAACCAAAGACAGAGCTGTGCTCCATGACCTTTTCATGCTTACCACTTTCCCGTTTTCCAGGTGTATACTGATAGGTAAATTTGTGAAACAAATAGTGTTTTTAATCTTGTTCATGCCCTTTGATTGTGAAACAGTTTGATCTGTTAATGATTATGAATAATTGTGCTTGTTTTTACAGGTGTAGCTAATGCAATTGACCTAGCAGATCGATTTCTTCCAAGGCTTACTGCATTAAATTGTGAGTAAAGTAAATCAAGCCTCATATGAATgattttcacttctttttcaaATAGTTTAGTATCATGTATCAAATGACCCCAAGATTTAAGCTGCCCTCTTCATTTGTAATTGTATATTGAtctctttttaattattctatttttctgTTTCAGGCAAGCCTACTGTTGTAACTTTTCGAGCATACACAAAAGATCAGATCCTTAGAATTCTTAAAGAAAGACTAAATGTAAGTTTACAATTGTGCCATTTTCTCCTTGCAATATTACTACaagaatattttattaatagttTTTTGTCTTGCAATCAGGAACTTCCTTACACTGTCTTCCAACCACAAGCATTAGAACTATGTGCTAGAGTAAGTACATTAACCACTGTCCAAATTACTTCTCAGTcatcatttattttgattaataatctaATGTTACTATAAGGAGCACAAGAAAGGGATATTCTATCTCATCATTAAATAATATTCTTAGAGTCTAATTAGCACTCGACATTGCAGAAAGTTGCCGCAGCTTCTGGAGATATGCGGAATGCTCTTTCCATATGCAGGTCTGTCTTTTGGGTCCTTATTATTTACTGTTTATTGAATAAATCATTGCCCCTATATTTGAAATCCTCTCTATTGCATATAAGCTGAGTGCTTAAACTTTGCATCCTCAGGAAATGAATGTTTTTGATTGTTTTTTCAGGAGTGCAATTGAGATGTTAGAAGCAGAAATTAGAGATTCTGCTTCCAATTTGAATGCCTTAGAAGAGAAATCATCCTCGGAACAAAATCTTCCTACAGCTCTGGATGTTGTGAAAAAACAAGAACTTGATATGGTAAGTTCTTGTTGATTTGTTTCTAGTTTTGCTATGATTGGCCACATTCCCCTGCATTGATTTGCACTAATTCCAAATTGACAACAGTTCAAGGATAAAACTCAGTGATCAATGAGTACAAATTTGCATTTGTCATGTTTCTATGTTTCTAATTTACATGGCTATTATCTCCCATTTTGTAGCTAATAATAGGCctaatatttttaattcattgCAGGTAAGGATTGATCATATGGCTCTTGCCTTGTCCAAAACATATAGATCACCGGTGGTGGATACAATACAATCTCTGCCACATCATCAACAGGTAAAGTAATTGCATCCCTGCTAAACAAACATGGAACAAGTCGAATGTAGATTTTTGAAAAATACATGCAGCTATCTATTTTACGTAACTTACTTTCTaagatgaattttttttatttgtttgcaGATTATACTCTGCTCTACCATGAAACATTTCCGAGGAGCCAAGAAAGACTCAATCCTTGGCGAGGTACGCTTTATCAGCTCTGAAACTGTTTATAGATggactaattttaatttttatattggttACTAAAACTGTAATAATGATACAGTTATATAAATCTTATGCGGCGATATGCAAATCATCACTAATTCCCCCAGCTGGAATTATGGAATTTTCAAACATGTGCAGAGTGTTAAATGACCAggtatttaaattgattttattatgaATTTCTTGATATAATTTTTGCCACTAGATGATCAGTTAATGATGTTTCATAAATTATTACTACAGGGCCTTATAAAACTAGGACAATCCCGAGATGATAAATTGAGAAGAGTGACACCCAAAGTTGACGAAGGAGATATTACTTTTGCATTGCAGGTATAAACTTTCATCACTTGGTTTTTAACCCCCCAAAGATTATTGTGCTTGAGTTGATAGTTATCAATGTTTCTTTGCCACTAATATATTCGTCAAACAGGGGATCCGCTTTTTTCGAAATTGTCTTCAATGATCCTGCTTACTGGTGGTGGCAACAATTTTAGAAGCAAGAGATTTTAGAGGAATTTCCTGCTTACTGGTGGTTGCAACAGTTTCAGAAGCAAGAGATTTTAgaggaattttatttatttattttagagaaTAATATAGCAATTGATGTAATCATTAATTATAAACATTAAGATTTCACATTAATAAAGTGATTCTTTTCTCATACTGTACTAGTCTCAAATATGAGTTGAGATTCATTGCAAATATTCAATCCAATGCAGTAATTTAACACCTCAATATGGTTGATTCTTATTAGATTATATTCTTGTTAACAGGTGTTCTTTGGACACAAATCTGgaattcattgaataatgaagaTGAATACAAAATAAAACTCTAACTTAAATACACTTAAAAATATACGTTAATTGTGTTTAACACCCTTGCAAACTGGAATGCATATCATGCAGTCCATGTTTGTTGGCAAGCATGGAAAAAGGGCCCAGGTGAAGGGCTTTTGTGAATGAATATCACAGAATATGTTGACAGATTCCACAAATTTCAAGGTCCTGAGAAAGAGTAATCATTGGGCTTCATGGAGAAAGAGTAACCACTGGGCTTCATAGAATATCTTGACAGAGTATGTTGACAGATTCGGAGTAAGGAATTCCGAGGTCACGGAGAAAAGATTAACCATAAGATAATGGTTATGAATTTCGTTATTTTTTATTTGACAAATGTGCTCTTGCATTAGAGGATCAGAATTATAAAATCATTTCAATTATACctaaattttttctattattttcttcataaatattttcattTGTTCCATAAAATGCTAAGTTATTTTTTCCAAGAGTTTTAACAATCGCAATGATTCTAAGTAATAAATTTCTCCATTGTTCTCTTtctctattaattattttttgaacaTGTTTGTCAattgttttatgttttaataatctCATTTCTAAATCAATCCATGAACTCATTGATAATATGCTCATTACTCATCTCATGACTCTAACACTAATATTTCTCCAATCATTACTACCTTCATGTGCTAATTTACTTGTACTTTATCCAAATTTTGGTATTCTCTCTAATTTTGTATTTGCCTCTATCATCCAAGCAAGTCAAATAACCCTTTAACTGAAGAACTCTGATACCACTTTGATGGGAAATTTCATACAAATAACAACTTAAATAGAGTAATATGCAGCAGATAATCATGCTCAATAATTTTCCAA
Encoded proteins:
- the LOC131656398 gene encoding cell division control protein 6 homolog B-like, with protein sequence MPSVSSKRRFRSPASPTPAAASPPCRKSPRHCIAASPNSATSVARKLITDENLIESHETVAVKSKWNPKDGEQLRIVKEVLHLSTAPSTIVCREEEQDVVLGFCKGSVEHEKAGSLYICGCPGTGKSLSMEKVKVNLLNWATEAGLPMPDVLSVNCTSLSNTSDIFAKILGLHKTLGKKGSGTALQQLRNMYSHESRTKNMILIVADELDYLITKDRAVLHDLFMLTTFPFSRCILIGVANAIDLADRFLPRLTALNCKPTVVTFRAYTKDQILRILKERLNELPYTVFQPQALELCARKVAAASGDMRNALSICRSAIEMLEAEIRDSASNLNALEEKSSSEQNLPTALDVVKKQELDMVRIDHMALALSKTYRSPVVDTIQSLPHHQQIILCSTMKHFRGAKKDSILGELYKSYAAICKSSLIPPAGIMEFSNMCRVLNDQGLIKLGQSRDDKLRRVTPKVDEGDITFALQGIRFFRNCLQ